The Prevotella sp. E2-28 genome includes the window CGATGTCAACGGCTACGCCATGTATTTCAGTCGCAGCGTCATTCCCTATTTCAGAGGTAAAGAGGAAGCTACATGGCTCCAGAATTTCCCCTTTCTGAAACATATTGGTCTTTATGCCTATCGCCGCGAAGTGCTGGCAGAAATCACGAAACTGCCCCAGAGTCCCCTAGAATTGGCAGAGAGTCTGGAGCAGTTACGCTGGTTGCAAAACGGCTATCGCATCAAGGTTGGTCTGACGAACGTTGAGACCGTGGGTATCGATACCCCCGAGGACCTTCAGCGAGCCGAAGAGTTCTTATTGAAGGGTGATAAGTAATGCCCCTATCCCCTTCTCATCTCCTCTAATAGCTGACGCTGATGCGGACTCAGGTCTGTGGGCAGCGTCACGTTATAAGTAATAATCAAGTCAGCACCGTTCTGACCCTTGCCACGCAGCCTCACCTTTGTGCCAGGCTGCGTGCCTGGTTTCAGTTTCAGGCGCAACTTCTTTCCGTCGGGCACTGTCACAATGACATCACCGCCCAGCAGGGCCGTGTACATGTCAATGCTGACGTTGGCCTGCGTCTCACGGGGCTGCTGCTGACCAAAGCCGCCTGCCGCGCCGCCACGCATAGCACCGCCAAACAAATCCTCGAAGAACGAGCTAAATCCGCCCCCTCCCCTGCCGTTAGCAAAGGACGAGAAATCGAAGCCCTCGAACGGAGAGCCGCCACCAGCACCGCCAGAGAAGCCCCCAAACCCGCCAGCACCAGCGCCACCAAAGGCATCGGCCTGCTTCCACTGTTCGCCATACTGATCGTATTTCTTTCGCTTTTCGGGGTCGCCAATCACATCGTACGCCTCGTTCAAGGCCTGGAACTTCGCCTTGGCCTTAGGGTCTTCAGGATGCAAATCGGGGTGAAACTGCTTAGCACGTTTCAGGTAGGCCTTCTTCACATCCTTCTGCGGAATGGTCTTATCGACCCCTAGAATCTTGTAATAGTCTATGAATGCCATATTCTTTATCTCCTTTCTTTTTTTATCAAACCTACAGCAAAATCTGTGCCGAAATCTTATGACTTACGAAGCATAAGTTTAAGAGTTACGAAAATAACTCTTAGACTTACAAAAATATCTCTTAGACTTACGACGCTAACTCTAAGACTTATGATGCAAGACTTTGGGGGAAGAGAGGCGCCTTAGAAGGGGGTTACGCATTGTGTTCAATTTCTATCCTCTGGAATGCAAAAGATTTAGAGCCCCTTGATCGCTCGGCCTTTGGACGCTTGCTACCAACGGGACGCAAGAAGGGGCGGCTATAATGCAGGGATAAAAAAAATGAACGGTACCTTTTGCATTTCTCTCGAATTTTCGTAACTTTGCATCAAATTTAAGCTATATGAAGAAAACACTTTTTACGGGCATCATGACAGTATGCCTGCTGACAAATATCATGGCAGAGACGAAAACCGTAAACCTGCGCATCGTAGAGACTAGCGATGTGCACGGCTATTTCTTTCCGTATGACTTCGTAGAACGCAAACCGCTGCAGGGCACGCTGATGCGCGTGAACACATACGTGGATCGCTTGCGCGATGAATATGGCGAGAACCTGTTACTGATAGACAATGGCGACATCCTGCAGGGACAGCCCACATGCTACTGGTCGAACTACGTGATGACAACCGACCAGAACATTGCTGCGAAGATGGTGAACTATATGCGCTACGATGCGGAGACGATAGGCAACCACGACGTAGAGCCTGGACATGCCGTCTATGACAAATGGATTCGAGAGGTACGCTGTCCGATACTGGGAGCCAACGTGATGGAGACAAAGTCTGGACAGCCCTATCTGAAGCCCTATGCCCTCTTCGTACGCGACGGGGTGAAGATAGCCGTCATAGGTATGCTGACACCCACCATTCCCTGCTGGCTGAACGAGTCGGTTTACGCAGGACTGGAATTCGAAGAGATGGTGAGTAGCGCCAAGAAGTGGGTAAAGCAGGTACGTGAAGCAGAACATGCCGACCTGGTGATTGGTCTTTTCCATAGCGGCAAGGAGGGTGGACTGGTGCTCAATGGTGCCGAGGAGGATGCCACGGCTCACGTGGCGCGCGAGGTGCCTGGCTTCGACATCATCTTCTTCGGTCACGACCATCAGGTACATAACGACTGGATTCAGAGCAAAAGCGGGAAACAGGTGCTGACGCTCGACCCTTCGTGCTTTGCCAGAAACGTGGCCGATGCACAGATCAGCCTGACCTACGAGAACGGGACACTGAAAAAGAAGGACATCAAAGGCAACATCGTCAGCATGAACAAGGAAGAGATAGACCAGAAGATGTTGCAACAGTTCCAACCAGAATTCGAGCGTATCAAAGCATACGTGGACCGCAAGATTGGACATTTTGAAACAACTGTTACTACACGCGACTGCTTCTTTGGAAACTCGGCCTTCATGGACTTCATCCATCAGCTGCAGTTGAACATCTCAGGAGCCGACATCTCATTTAATGCCCCCCTCTCCTTCGACAGTAAGATAGAGGCTGGCGATGTCACAATGGCTGAAATGTTCAAACTCTACCGCTTTGAGAACCAGCTCTATGTGCTGAACATGACAGGACGAGAGATTCTGGGGCATCTGGAAGAGAGTTACGATAGATGGGTAAACACGATGAAGAGTGCAGACGACCACTTGCTACGGCTCAACAGCAACTCAAAAAATGACCAGCAGCGCACCGGATTCGAAAACTACACGTTCAACTTCGACTCTGCCGCAGGCATTGATTACGAGGTTGACGTAACGAAGCCTAACGGACAGAAAGTCAAGATTTTAAGAATGTCGAACGGCGAGCCTTTCCAAATAGACAAGACCTACAAAGTGGTGATGAGCAGCTATAGGGGCAACGGTGGCGGCGACCTATTAACCAAGGGGGCCGGCATACAAAAGGAACAACTGAACAGCCGCATCATCTACCAGTCACCATTAGACCTGCGCCACTACCTGACAGAGGAGATAGAACGACTAGGCAACGTGAGCCCACAGGCTGCCAGCAACTGGAAGTTCGTACCAGAGGAATGGACTGTACCCGCTGCGAAACGTGACTACAAACTATTGTTTAGAGAATAAGAAATGAAAAGATATTACTTTGTATTCTGCAAGGACGACCTGATGCTGGAGTGCCAGGCCGACGGAACATATACCATTCCACTACAGGAAGAACCGCCCACGGAAATAAAACCCTGGACCACCATTCTGAATATCACGCCCCTTGATGATATTGAGGTGAAAGCCTACAGCATAGATGCTCCACAGACATTTGAAAATTCAAAATTCGCGATGTGCCCCCTGCGACAGAGCTACTACAAGCTGCCCTACCCGCTTTACCTGAAGGCAGGCAAGTGTGCGGAGTTGCTCTACTGGGACCGCAACACGAAATTCTGTGGTGTCTGCGGCGGACACATGCACTTCCACACCGACATCAGCAAGCGTTGCGAGATGTGCGGCAAGGAAGTATGGCCACAACTGGCTACTGCCGTCATCGTGCTGATTCGTCGTGGTGAGGACGAAGTGCTGCTGGCCCGCGGCCGCAACTTCCGCAGCGACTTCTACGGACTCATCGCAGGTTTCGTTGAGACAGGCGAGACACTGGAGGAAG containing:
- a CDS encoding DnaJ domain-containing protein, with protein sequence MAFIDYYKILGVDKTIPQKDVKKAYLKRAKQFHPDLHPEDPKAKAKFQALNEAYDVIGDPEKRKKYDQYGEQWKQADAFGGAGAGGFGGFSGGAGGGSPFEGFDFSSFANGRGGGGFSSFFEDLFGGAMRGGAAGGFGQQQPRETQANVSIDMYTALLGGDVIVTVPDGKKLRLKLKPGTQPGTKVRLRGKGQNGADLIITYNVTLPTDLSPHQRQLLEEMRRG
- the nudC gene encoding NAD(+) diphosphatase gives rise to the protein MKRYYFVFCKDDLMLECQADGTYTIPLQEEPPTEIKPWTTILNITPLDDIEVKAYSIDAPQTFENSKFAMCPLRQSYYKLPYPLYLKAGKCAELLYWDRNTKFCGVCGGHMHFHTDISKRCEMCGKEVWPQLATAVIVLIRRGEDEVLLARGRNFRSDFYGLIAGFVETGETLEEAVRREVMEETGLTIKNIRYFDSQPWPYPSGLMVGFTADYESGEIHVQREELQKAGWFHRTNLPKLPEKLSIARRLIDNWLGEC
- a CDS encoding bifunctional UDP-sugar hydrolase/5'-nucleotidase, with the translated sequence MKKTLFTGIMTVCLLTNIMAETKTVNLRIVETSDVHGYFFPYDFVERKPLQGTLMRVNTYVDRLRDEYGENLLLIDNGDILQGQPTCYWSNYVMTTDQNIAAKMVNYMRYDAETIGNHDVEPGHAVYDKWIREVRCPILGANVMETKSGQPYLKPYALFVRDGVKIAVIGMLTPTIPCWLNESVYAGLEFEEMVSSAKKWVKQVREAEHADLVIGLFHSGKEGGLVLNGAEEDATAHVAREVPGFDIIFFGHDHQVHNDWIQSKSGKQVLTLDPSCFARNVADAQISLTYENGTLKKKDIKGNIVSMNKEEIDQKMLQQFQPEFERIKAYVDRKIGHFETTVTTRDCFFGNSAFMDFIHQLQLNISGADISFNAPLSFDSKIEAGDVTMAEMFKLYRFENQLYVLNMTGREILGHLEESYDRWVNTMKSADDHLLRLNSNSKNDQQRTGFENYTFNFDSAAGIDYEVDVTKPNGQKVKILRMSNGEPFQIDKTYKVVMSSYRGNGGGDLLTKGAGIQKEQLNSRIIYQSPLDLRHYLTEEIERLGNVSPQAASNWKFVPEEWTVPAAKRDYKLLFRE